Proteins encoded within one genomic window of Ranitomeya variabilis isolate aRanVar5 chromosome 4, aRanVar5.hap1, whole genome shotgun sequence:
- the SLC25A39 gene encoding mitochondrial glutathione transporter SLC25A39 encodes MAGMAVEDTSAPRSGITPLQQILASGSGALLTSLFVTPLDVVKIRLQSQKKPFSKVMSVKSHPRAPPLRHPTWRCFLYCNGLMDHLFVCQHATACSAWYRAPTHFHGTLDAFVKITRHEGLTSLWSGLPPTLVMAVPATIIYFTCYDHLRDFLCYNMGYSGSHIPLVAGALARLGAVTVISPLELIRTKLQSRQLSYIELGACLRSAVSQSGWLSLWKGWGPTVLRDVPFSALYWFNYELVKKKLNDTWGTSETQFLINFTSGALSGAVAAILTLPFDVVKTHRQIELGDLELGSSRRQKSSTWGAMRIIKAESGTRGLFAGFMPRVIKVAPACAIMISSYEFGKNFFQKSNQEKASDSVTFLKNHKQPSCSS; translated from the exons ATGGCAGGGATGGCAGTGGAGGACACCAGCGCCCCCCGGAGTGGGATCACCCCACTGCAGCAGATCTTGGCCTCAGGAAGCGGCGCTCTCCTCACCTCACTTTTCG tgacgccccttGATGTGGTGAAGATCCGGCTGCAGTCACAGAAGAAACCATTCTCCAAAG taatgtctgtaaagtCTCATCCCCGGGCACCCCCCCTGCGCCACCCCACAT GGCGCTGCTTCCTGTACTGTAATGGTCTGATGGATCATCTGTTTGTGTGCCAGCATGCTACAGCTTGTAGCGCCTGGTATCGAGCACCCACCCACTTCCATGGCACACTG gatgcTTTTGTGAAGATAACCCGTCATGAGGGTTTAACCTCACTATGGAGTGGCCTACCCCCTACCTT GGTGATGGCTGTGCCTGCAACTATTATCTACTTCACCTGTTACGATCATCTGAGGGATTTTCTCTGTTACAACATGGGATACAGCGGGAGTCACATCCCTCTCGTTGCTGGCGCACTTGCCCGCT TGGGAGCAGTTACCGTCATCAGTCCTCTGGAACTGATCCGTACAAAACTTCAGTCTCGGCAGTTGTCCTACATTGAGCTAGGAGCCTGTCTGCGTTCTGCTGTCTCTCAGAGCGGATGGCTGTCACTTTGGAAGGGATGGGGACCAACGGTGCTAAGAGACGTCCCGTTTTCTG CTCTCTATTGGTTTAATTATGAGCTTGTGAAGAAGAAGTTGAATGACACTTGGGGGACATCCGAGACCCAGTTTCTGATCAACTTCACATCCGGGGCCTTGTCTGGAGCA GTGGCCGCCATCCTCACTTTACCATTTGATGTAGTGAAAACTCATAGACAGATTGAACTTGGAGACTTGGAATTAG GATCATCAAGACGTCAGAAATCTTCCACCTGGGGGGCCATGCGCATAATCAAAGCAGAATCTGGAACTCGTGGACTTTTTGCAG GTTTCATGCCACGAGTTATCAAGGTGGCTCCAGCTTGCGCCATAATGATCAGCTCTTATGAATTCGGAAAGAATTTTTTTCAAAAGAGTAACCAGGAAAAAGCTTCAGATTCTGTGACGTTCTTAAAAAATCACAAGCAACCAAGTTGTAGCTCTTAA